The genomic interval GAAGGCGTCGGCGGTCATCAGGCCGACCCGCAGGCCGGTGTAGGGGCCGGGGCCGGTGCCGGCCACGATCCCGGTGACGGCGTCGAGCCGCAGACCGGCCTCGGCGAGCACCCGGTCGACGGCCGGGAGCAGCAGTTCACCGTGGCGGCGGGCGTCCACCTGGCTCGACGAGGCGATGACGTCGTCGCCGTCGTGCAGCGCGACGGTGACGGCGGGAGTGGCGGTATCCAGAGCGAGCAAGAGCACGCAAACAGCCTACGGCTCCCGCGCCCCGGCCACGGCCGCACGGGCCGGACGGTCACGGACTGCTACGGTCGCGTCACGTCCGCACAGGACAGGGCGGAGCAGGACAGAGCAGGACAGGGGTGACGTCGATGGCGGGGACCAGCTCGATGATCGTGGCGGGGCTGACCGCGGCGGCCCTCGCGACGGTCGGCCACCTCGGCCACCGGGCGGCGGAGACGGTCCCGCCCGACCTGCGCCAGCGGGCGTCCGGCTCTCCGGCGCCCGCGCCGGAGGGGCCCCGCAACGGCCACCCGGCCGCGCCGCCCCCGCGCTCGGGGCAGGGGCAGCGCGTCGTCTACTCGCTGGGCCGCGACCGGGTGTGGCTGGTGGACGAGGGCGGCGCGGTGCGCCGCACCTTCGGCGTCAGCCCCAGCACGGTCGACCCGGCGCCGGGCACCTACCGGGTCACCTCCCGGTCCGGCTCCGTGACGGGGTCGGACGGCGTGCCGGTGGAGCACGTCGTGCGGTTCGCCAGCGTCGACGGCACGGCGATCGGGTTCAGCGCGGCGGTCGACGGCTCGGCGCCCGTCCTCGACCCGCGGGAACGCACGGGCGGGATCCGCGAGACGCGGGAGGACGCCGCGGCGATGTGGACGTTCGCGACGATCGGGCGAACGGTCGTCGTGGTGCCGTAGGTCCGCTACGCGGCCTCGCGACGGCCGCGCGCCGCCTTCTCCTCCCGCCGCGGCTCGGGAGCGGGCGGCGGTGTGGAGACGGCGGCGGCCGCCGCGCAGGCGGCGAGCAGGTCACGCATGGGCACCGGTCGCGGCGTGGGCTCACGCCTGCTCTGGATGGCCGGCATGGACGCCTC from Streptomyces sp. DH-12 carries:
- a CDS encoding L,D-transpeptidase; this translates as MAGTSSMIVAGLTAAALATVGHLGHRAAETVPPDLRQRASGSPAPAPEGPRNGHPAAPPPRSGQGQRVVYSLGRDRVWLVDEGGAVRRTFGVSPSTVDPAPGTYRVTSRSGSVTGSDGVPVEHVVRFASVDGTAIGFSAAVDGSAPVLDPRERTGGIRETREDAAAMWTFATIGRTVVVVP